In Candidatus Accumulibacter cognatus, the genomic window CCCCTGTGAGGGTGCAGAAGGCGAGTGTCGGAATTTTTGACACCGCCAAGAGAATCTCCCCGGTGAAATTTCGCAGGCAATTGAAAAATATGAGAAATAATTATTTGGCACAAAACGTGCTTAAGCCGCTGCGCAGTTCAAGAATGCTGTACGGACGGGGAAAACCCCTATCCAATGCGCAGAATCGACACAACACTTTCCATACGGAGATCAAGAACATGAACCTTTCCAAGTCCCTCCGCGGCATTGCAGCCGCCGCCACGCTGGTCGCCGCCGGCGCCGCCCAGGCTGCCGCCATCACCACCGATACGTGGTACTTCTTCGGCTTCGGCGACACCGGGACCCCGTTGACCGGCAGTACCGCTGACACCTATCAGTCCGGCCCCATCGTCGGCGTCGGCTCTCCCGAAGGCTCCTGGACCATCCACCTCAACCGGGCAGCCCAACTGTTCTGGACCGATCTGCAAATTTCCGGCGACCGCTTCGAGTTTTTCGCCAACGCCGTTTCCGTAGGCACGTCTGGCACTGATTGCGTTGGTTGCAGTTCCACTGGCACCGACATCGCCGCCGCCCTCGCCGACGCCAATTACGGCAAGGGTTCGGCCACTCTCGGCGCCGGTGATTACACCCTGACCGGCACCTTCCTCGGCGATGTCAAGTTCGGCGACGGCGCCTTCATCGTGCGCGATCTTCCCGCTCCGGGCTCCCTGGCGCTTGCTGCTCTGGGCCTGTCCCTGCTGGGCTTCGCCCGCCGCCGCGCCTAAATCAGGATTGTCGCGCTTCGGCGCGTGACCTGAAGATCGAGGGGAACCGCCCCAGGGCCGTTCCCCTTCGTTTTGCCCCCTTTTTCGTCTCACTCCGCCCTTGCGCCCACCTCAGGACCGCTGCTCCGGAGGTCAAAGCGCATTGAAACCACGGTTCCCGCGCCGGGTGTCAATGGCGGTGAAGAATCGCCGATAGCTGGCTGAGAGCGGTCGAGAATGTGATCGGGACCGATTGGGGTTTCGGGGTGGCTGGGCGACCTATTGTGCGGCAGGAGCGCAAAATAGGGGACACGGTTATATCTTGTTTCTTCTGTTTTGAAAACTAGGAAACCGTGGCCCCGAGAAGATCCTGGCGTACTTGACGATGGGGTTTCCTTGACGGCGGCGACCGCTCAAGCCGCAATCTCGCGCGAAGTGATCTTGTAGCGAAAGTTGTCCGGATCAAGGCTGTCGCATTTTTCTTGGGTAGAGGACAGGCTTGCACCTGCCCTCTCTCATCAAACCGTGCATGCGATTTTCCCGCACACGGCTTTCCGATGTTCTTCATGCCAAGGCATGCGCCGAGTTGTCGAGATGTCGTCGTAGGTGACACCGTAGCGGGGTGCAGGGCCGTGGGTAGGAACGTTGTCGAGGACGTAAGCGTAGATGTTGAGGTCGTAAGCAGGGTTTGCTGCAAGCTCGCGACGCACATTCTCCGCCGTGACATCCTTGCGCCCAACGGCCTTCACAGACCTGGTATAGCGATACAGCTCCCCATCCTTGGGATCAAACTCTTACCGGTATCCCGGTCAATCAGGAAGGCTTCCGCGGCCATCTGCGGATGGCCGAACTTGAGAAGAGTGGCAATCGGCTTCGCTGGCATGTCAGTCCTTCAGAGCCTTTTCCGCAAGCGACACGGCCGGGCAAGCCCCGCTTGTCCTCGGCATGCTCGCGGGGTAGTGAATTTCAGGACAACCGAGGAAGAATGGCGGCAACGGCGGGCGATGCCGACGGGCACACCTGTGCTTGCTGATCCGGTTCAACCGCTTCACAGGTGACGGAGTCGCCGCCTGGGAACGGACGGCATTGACGAACCTGCCGAAAAGCGCAGCAAACGAGTCCATGGCGTGCCTCATGGTCTTGGGTGTTTTCGGAAACTGTACATAAGTTCAGCGTCAGAAAAAAGTCAAGGCGTCAAGCGAGATAGCCGCTTGCTGCCATACGATCCGTGATGCCGACGGGCAAGCAGCCACTGCGGCTGTCGCCCACCGATGCGCCGGACGCCGTTCCGTGACGACACGAGCACTCATTGCCGGCGCTTTATACTGAAATAGGTCACAAACGACTTTAACTGTTTAGTGTAACGGGCTGTAGAATTCGAGCATTGCTTTCTGCAGGGACAGGCTGCGATGCTGAGACTGACCTTTACTCCGGCGGAGGCGGACGCCTTAGAGCACGAGCGATTTCACCATCCGCATCCCCACGTGCGACGCAAGATGGAAGCGCTGTGGCTGAAAAGCCAGGGACTTGCGCACCAAGATATCGCGCGGCTCGCGGGCGTGAGCGGCAAGACGCTTCGCACCTACCTCCAGCAGTATGTGGAGGGCGGCGTCGCCGGGCTGAAGGAACTGCATTTCCGTCGGCCGCAGAGCGAACTGGTGGCGCATCAGGAGACAATAGGGGCTTATTTTCTCACCCATCCGCCGGCTTCGATCAATGAGGCAGTGGATGCGATCAGAAAGCTCACGGGTTTGAGCCGCTCGCCGACTCAGGTGCGGCTTTTCTTGCGAGAGAAGTGCGGGATGAAACGCCTGAAGACCGGCACCCTGCCGGCCAAGGCGGATCCCGAGGCCCAGGAAGTGTTTAAAAAAACACCTCGAACCGCGCCTGGCTCAAGCGCAAGAGGGCCAACGTGCCGTGTTCTTCGTAGACGCGGCACACTTTGTCTTGGCAGCCTTCCTGTCGATGGTGTGGTGCCTTACGCGGGTCTGGATCAGGGCGCCCTCGGGCCGGCAGCGCTTCAACGTACTGGGTGCGCTCGACGCCGTCACCAAAGAGGTCGTCACCGTCGTCAATTCCACCTACATCAATTCGCTCAGCGTCTGTGCTTTGCTGGAAAAACTGGTTACCCTACGGCCCACGCTGCCCATTACGGTCGTATTGGACAACGCCCGCTATCAGCGTTGTGCGTTGGTGAAAACCTGCGCCGAGAAACTGAAGATCGAGTTGCTCTTTTTACCCACCTACTCCCCAAATTTGAACCTCATCGAGCGTTTGTGGAAGTTCGTCAAAAAGCAGTGCCTCTACGCCAAGTACTACCCCGACTTCCATTCCTTCACGACGGCCATCGAACGCTGCTTGCAAGATACCCACACCATCCACGCCAAGGCGCTACAGTCCCTATTGACCCTGAACTTCCAAACCTTCCAGAAAATTCAATCGTGACCGCGCACGGTATATTTGACCGACACTGCGCCCGGCGTGACCTGAAAAGCGAATACCTCATCGACCTGCAGGCCGGCCGGAATCTGGTGGGTGATGAAGATCATCGTCACCCTCCCCTTCAGCTGGTTGATCGTTGACGCGAGGTGTCCGGCCGTTTGCGGGTCGAGGTTGGACACGGCTTCGTCGAAAATCAGGATGCGCGGGCGCTTGAGCAGTGCCCGTGCAATGGCGATGCGCTGCCGCTGTCCGCCGGAAAGCCCGGTCCCGCGTTCGCCAATCTCGGTCTGATAGCCTTTCGGCAACTGTTCGATGACTTCGTGGATCTCGGCGGCCTTGCAGGCGGCAACGATCTCCTCGAATCCGGCATGCGGGTGCGCCATGCGCAGATTGTCGTAGAGCGTGCCGGAGAACAGCACGGTCTCCTGCGGTACCACGCCGAAAGCCGCTCTCAGTTCGTTGGCGGCGAGATGACGGATGTCCTTGCCGTCAAGCGAAATGCAACCTTCCACAGGCTGATAGAAGCCGAGCAGCAGTTTTGCCAGCGTGCTCTTGCCACAGCCTGAGGGACCCGTGACGACGGTCAGCTGACCCGGGGTGAAAACCAGGTCGAGATTTCTGAACAGCCAGGGATGCTGTTCGGAGTAGCGGAAAGCAAGCTTGTCGACGGTCAGCAGACCTTCATCGAGCTTCTGGCGATGCGGAACCAGCGTGTGCGGCTCGCGTGGCATGTCGAGGATGTCGCCGAGCCGCTTGACGGCGATGCTGGCTTGCTGGAACTCCTGCCATAGACCGACGATTCGCAGCAGGGGCTGGCTCATGCGGCTGGCGAACATCTGGAAGGCGACCAGCATGCCGACGGTGAAGCCGTCGTTCTGCATCACCAGCAGCGCGCCGACGATCAGGATGGCGAGGGTCATCAACTGTTCGAGTCCGTTGGCCGCCACGTTGTAGGTATTGCCAACCTGTCGGGTCGCGAAGTCGGCAGCAAGGTACTGGGCCAGATAGTCGCCATATTTACGATCGATGTCGGGTTCCATCTGCAGCGACTTGACGGTCGCCATGCCCGCAAGGTACTCGGTCAGGAACGCTTGGTTGCGGGCGCCGAGCAGGAATTGCCGGTTGAGCCTGTTGCGGAACAGCGGTGCAACCAGGAGACTGATGGCGGCGATCGCCCCGAGCAGGACGATGGCGATCAGCGAGAGCTGCCAGCTGTAGGCGAACATCACCACCAGAAACAACAGCAGAAAGGGAAGATCGAGAATCAGGGTGACGGCCGCGCCCGAGACGAACTCGCGAATGGTTTCGATCCCCTGCAGGCGCGCGACCAGTGTGCCGGTCGAGCGATGTTCGAAGTAGGGAAGCGGCAGTTGCAGCAGATGCCGGAAGACCTGGGCGCCGAGGACGGCATCGATGCGGTTGCCGGTGTGCAGGATGAGATACTGGCGCAACCACGTCATGCTGCAAAACGAGGCAGGCTATGTTTGGCTGCATTGGCTTTGCCGCCTTGTACTTCCACATCAAGCACCAAGCGCAGGTTGCCAATCCAGTAGGTAGGCAGGGTATGGCTGGGACGTCCCGGCTTGGTGGGGTTGTACCCGATCTCGGCACCCGCCTGGTGGCCATAGAGCACCTTGACGCTGGTGTCGGCGTCGAGAATCCAGGGCGTGCGCAGGGCTTCGCGCGTGCTCTCCGACAGCGCTGTATCCATCCAGGCCGTACTCCTGGCCAGTTGGGCCCTGCGCGCGGCGCGTTCTTTGTCGCTGCAGAGCTTGGGTTGGTTCGGGGCCAGATGCGCCAGCGCGCGGCGCAGGCTTTCGTCGCGGATGATCTTCTTCATGCCGAGAATCTGTGCCTGTAAGGCGGCATCGACCGCCTTGACCAGCCCCTTTCGCGCAAACTCCATCTCACCCATCGGGTGACCCTCCCTCTTGGCCGCAACCCCTCATCAATGCTCAGTTTGCACCAATTCTGGAAGGTTCAACTGAGGAAAATAGGATGATCAACCAGCGTCTCATGCGACATAACCCGCTGTGGGAAACCTATTGGGAAAAGCGCTGGGTGGAGCCTCTACGCAGGGCGGCTTAAAACCGAGACTTCCCGTCCAACACTTTCGTTCGCATCCCAAGCAATCGCCGTGGCTTGACCACAAGCAGTAGATGACTCTATAATCAGCGCCCCCAAGGTGATGTAGCTCAGTCGGTTAGAGCGATGGATTCATAACCCATAGGTCGGTGGTTCAATTCCACCCATCACCACCAAAGAAACAAGCACTTAGCTCAGGCAGCCGGTTATGATTTTCAGATACCGGCCTTCGTGTAGCCACCATGTAGCCAGATTCGGGCAATCCGAATCAACGCCAGCCGACAGCAAGTATCGCGTTCCTTCGGCCGCCTCATGATTTGTTCCAATCGATTGGAACAGGGCGATAGCCTACAGATATTTGCGCCTTCGCCCAGTCCTGAGTGCTCGCTACGATCGCCGCTGACACCTTGAACCTTGCCTTGAACCATCGCGGCTTGAACCATCGGCGGGCAAGGTTTCATCTCCGGTGACTGATACCTTGCCTGATACCATCGCCGCTGAAACCATCACCGCACCCAAGAAAAACCCGGCGCTTGGCCGGGTCTGGTTCTGGTGTCAATCAAGTTGCCTTCGATCTGGAGAAAGAATCCCGATCTCCTGCAGCCCGTTCAGAACTTGCGCAATCGCGCCAGGACGAACGATCTGCCTCGCGGCAATACCATCCCAACCACTGCACCGCAGAAACGCGCCTGAGCGTCGCCGCAGGCATCTTGCCGTCAGCATTGCGCAGTGCAACCTCTGCACTTTTCGCGCCAGTAGTGATCTGTACCCGCTGAACGTCAGGCAGTGCATAGCGAGGAACGATTCATGCTTTGCATTGCTGTCAGCATGGTGCAGCGCGATTTTTTTCAGGCGATCGACTCATTGCGGTACCTGCTCGGGAAGCAGAATCACGCGGCACGGACGGTGGCCAGTGCCGGCCAGTGCCTCGGCCTTTGATCGTTCCATAAAGGCGTCTTCGGTTTCGTGGGCGCCTCGTTCCAGAATCCTGTCACCGATGACCGCGCGGACAATCTCATCGCCGACTGTCCGGATGATGCGGCGGAAAATGATGTCGACGTGATCCGCGTCAGGGTATGCGGCCTGTTCGAGCTTGGCCGTGCGACGTTCCAGTGCTGTGCTCATTTCTTTGTCTCCAGTGCGGTGATTCGTTGTTCAAGCTGCAGTGTCTCAACTGCCTTTCTGCGCGCTTCCACGATACTGGACAGCGCCGTACCCTCTCCCAGCAGGAGGTCGCCGGCAGCCACCGCTTGTAGGATGGCTTGCTGCGCCTCGGCGATGCCGCCAGCCGTATCGGTACCCGGCAGCGCCAAGCTGATCGGGCGCTCCTTCACTGGCGGCAGCAATCGTTCGAGCACCAACCGTGCAGCCGACAAGTCGCCTTCCTTGGCCAGGCCGACGACCGCATCCGTGATTTCCTTTGCGCCTCGCTCCATGATGGACTGCACCATGACCGTCGCCTTGTTCCGTACTCCGGCGGGCTTCCCGGTCGGGTTGCCGCTTTGACCTTTTTTCCAAACCATCCTGAACCGCTCCTGCTAATTCAATTGTTGATGCCCGGCAAGTGCACAGAATCGCGCCAGGCTGACCGATCTACCCTTGACCGATACCTTTTCTTACCAGAGAAGGACGGTTTTTTTCCGCCCTCGACTCCCGCGAAGGGGAAGAGATTTCCGGTACTGCGCCGGAATCTCTATCCCCCTTTAGGGGGGGCGCAGTTGCGCAGTTCTAAAAACTCTTTTGAATCAAATGATTGCAAACTGCGCAGGGCTTTGGCGCAGTTCGATCTTGGCGCAGTTCCAATGTCATAAAAACGGGCTGCAAACCCTTGCCATTGCTGGATTCTTCTTTTGGCGCGAACTGCGCAGACGCCTGAACTGCGCGGCGCAGTTTGAAAACCTGCGCAGTTCCACGTCATATTTCGGGCGCTCATGCCGCCACCTCTTCGGCATATTCCGCTTCTGTCGGTACGCTTTCGGCATCCGTTTCTGGAACGGGTTTCGGTACGGCGGCGGTTGCGTCGGGCGGGCACAGGCGGCTGCCACCTCTGTAGCTCAATCGTCTGATACTGCCACCGGCCACCAGCTTGCCGGTAATATCGTCGAACCATGCGCGCGTCTTTTCGTGGAACGCCTCGGGCAATTCGGTTCGGCGAGCGTGCAGTCCGTTATCCGCTTTGCCACTGGCGGCGAAAGATTGCCCCTCCTGCCACTTCTCCCGGATGGCCTTCAGCAGATCGGCGCGCAGCGTGTCGCTGTCGTCGGTGCCAGAAAGCGCGTTGTATTGCTGCGTCCGGTCCTGCAGGATGCCGCGCACGTCGCGCACGAACACGGTGCGGTCGCGGCGGGCGTCGCCGTACCTCTTCGCCACAATGCCGAATGCAACTTTGCCCTCTTCGTACTGCTCGCCAAAGACATCGCAGACTTCCCGGCCGCCGTCAGCAGGGGGCCACATCACATAGGCGGCGCGCGCGGTGCCGGCAATCGCCCCACTCCCGCGAATCGCCTCCATCGCATCAAGAGATGTCCGGATTTCCTTGGTCGAACCCTTGGCGACATGATGCACCAACAGCACACAGGCGCCTGTCGCCGATGCCAGGGCAGTTGCCTCGTTCATCAGAGGTTGAGTCGCATCGACCGTGTTCGTGTCGCCAGTCGTCAGCGCTTGCATCGTGTCCAGAATAATCAGTTTCACGTCGGGCAGCTCGCGGATCTCCGTAACGAGGTCGCGCCATGCCTCGGTAGGCCGGTACTCCTTCGTCAGCCGGTCGGCTTCGATGATGCCGAAGTGCCCCACGTCAGGCAGACTCAGCACATGCAGGCGCTCGGGCATACGGCCATTGCACAGGCTCCAGAGTCGGCGGTGAATCTCGGGCAAGTCATCCTCGGCACTGACATAGACGGCCCGGCCATGCGCGGCCACTTCGGCACCAAAGGCATAATCAGGTTCTGCCCCAGGCCAGCCCGCCACCTTCGCGGTCAGGTCGAGAGACAGAAAGCTCTTCCCGACATTCGGCGGCGATGCGACGAGACAGCACACGCCAAGCGGAAAGATTCGGCGAACCAGCCAATTGACCGGCGGCGGCTCGCCGATGAATAGGCGGTCGGCCGTGCGCTGTGCCAGGCCGAACCGGGTCGGCGGCGCTTTGCAGCGCTCCAGCAGCCGGCGCACGGCGTCGAGACCGTGCGCCTTTTGAAAATCGTTCAGGTCGAAGTTACTCGGGCTGCCTTCGGGCATTTCCACCCAGGCGCCGCGCACGTTCTTGGCGATTGCAGAGCACTGGTTTTCCTTGCCGGCGTCGGGCACCAGCACCAGCCGGATCGCTGGATAGCGCTCGCGTAGGGCTCTGGCGACACCTGCCATTCGGCCAACCCCAAAGGCCACCACGGCGGGCTGGCGCGTTGCCTGGTGCGCGGACCATGCTTGGCCGATGCCCTCTGTGATGTGGACCGCCTCATCGGATTTGATCGGCCCACCGACAATCAGGCATGCATCAGGCCACCGTGATACTCGCACGCCGGGCAAGAGCATCTTGTCCGATTTGCCCGGCAATATGTTGGCCTTGAGAATGACGAACTGAAGATCCACGAGGTTACCTGCCAGCGTGCGGAGCGGTAGCACCAGAGCGCCCTCGCAGGCCATGCCATCAATCTTGAGCGGACCGCGATAGATGCGCAGTCCATCGGGCAGGCCCAGCTTGCGGTCGACGTACTCTTGGGCGCCGGTCGCCGGCTCGCAGTCGGCTTCCCACAAGGCGCTCGGGTCATGCAATGGGGATTTGCTTGCCTCGGGCTGCTTCGGTCCTTCCTGGTGCGACTGCATGCGCTTGGCGGGCGCTTCGGCGGCGTCAGTCCAGCCAGCGGCGCGGGCGGCATGGAACAGCGATGCATCGGTGACGGCGCCGGGCTTGATGCTCTGCCAGACCGATCGGCAATCAGCCTCGTTCCTGTAGTTGCCGCCGGCCGCAGACCATTCGTGCCAGGCGTCGAAGTCCAGACCGGCAGCTTTCGCGGCCATCGCGGTTCGTACCCAGGTATCGCGGTCGGTGCCGGCGTCGAGGGTCCATAGCGCTGACCGGGCGCGATCGATCGAGGTCATCATGATGACGTCGTCTTCAAAAGATCGAGCAGCAGCGCCAGCAACGCGGAAATTACTTTGTGCTTCGCGCTGCCGGAGCAGTTCGGAACATTCTGCGCCAGTTGATTTGCGATCAACCAGCCGCTCGGTGCGCGGTTCATAGCGGCCACCTCGCGCAAATTAACGCCAGGCACGTCGCGGCCAGGGCGACCAAACCGATCAGCGTTGGGTCCGTGTCCCCTTTCTGGCGCGGGAACATCTTGAACAGCTTTTGCCGGACTCGCGTACCAGCAACGTGCTGCTCGTCGGTCGTCTGCCAGAACGGGCGGACGCGCGGCATGTCATCCTGGACGATGGCGATTGCAGCCCAGAACAGCGGCCTATCGGATTCGGGATAGTCGGTCGCTCCGACGATTTCGCCGGCCAGGATGCGGGCCTTGATCGATTCAACCGTGATAGGATCTGCCTTGTCGCGGGCGCTCGTCTCTGCGGTTTGGGGGCGGGCGTGTTTTCTCATTTTGCGATCTCGCCGGAAGTCAGGCGCTTTTCGGCCTTGGCGCGAAGATGTGCAGGCACCTTCGATGCGTCGGCGGCCTTGCGCTCGAAGTGCGCGGCGATCTTCGCGGCGTCGGCTTTCACAGTCTGGCCAGCGATCAGCGCGTCGACTTCGTTGGAATCCCATAGCAAGCGCCTTGACGGCAATTTCGTCGGAGTAATTCCGTGAAAATGTCCGTCGCGGCAATACGCGGCGCGCCATGTCTGCGGACGATTCCGCATTCTCTCAGCGGCTTCTTCGGTCGTGATTTTGAGGGGGGTTGTTGGAGCAATGGGTCTTGCTGCGGCCAAGGCGTCAAGTACAGTGG contains:
- a CDS encoding AAA family ATPase — encoded protein: MMTSIDRARSALWTLDAGTDRDTWVRTAMAAKAAGLDFDAWHEWSAAGGNYRNEADCRSVWQSIKPGAVTDASLFHAARAAGWTDAAEAPAKRMQSHQEGPKQPEASKSPLHDPSALWEADCEPATGAQEYVDRKLGLPDGLRIYRGPLKIDGMACEGALVLPLRTLAGNLVDLQFVILKANILPGKSDKMLLPGVRVSRWPDACLIVGGPIKSDEAVHITEGIGQAWSAHQATRQPAVVAFGVGRMAGVARALRERYPAIRLVLVPDAGKENQCSAIAKNVRGAWVEMPEGSPSNFDLNDFQKAHGLDAVRRLLERCKAPPTRFGLAQRTADRLFIGEPPPVNWLVRRIFPLGVCCLVASPPNVGKSFLSLDLTAKVAGWPGAEPDYAFGAEVAAHGRAVYVSAEDDLPEIHRRLWSLCNGRMPERLHVLSLPDVGHFGIIEADRLTKEYRPTEAWRDLVTEIRELPDVKLIILDTMQALTTGDTNTVDATQPLMNEATALASATGACVLLVHHVAKGSTKEIRTSLDAMEAIRGSGAIAGTARAAYVMWPPADGGREVCDVFGEQYEEGKVAFGIVAKRYGDARRDRTVFVRDVRGILQDRTQQYNALSGTDDSDTLRADLLKAIREKWQEGQSFAASGKADNGLHARRTELPEAFHEKTRAWFDDITGKLVAGGSIRRLSYRGGSRLCPPDATAAVPKPVPETDAESVPTEAEYAEEVAA